A region from the Dendropsophus ebraccatus isolate aDenEbr1 chromosome 1, aDenEbr1.pat, whole genome shotgun sequence genome encodes:
- the LOC138771225 gene encoding octapeptide-repeat protein T2-like encodes MANAANQDGNVPNEDGDAANQDREAANQDREAANQDGYDANQDREAANQDGDDANQDGDAANQDREAANQDGDDANQDGDDANQDREAANQDGDDANQDREAANQDRDNANQDREAANQDGYDANQDREAANQDREAANQDGDDANQDGDNANQDREAANQHREAANQDREAANQDREAANQEETPQIRTERPLIRTERPLIRTERPQIRTETTLIRTETTLTRTERPQIRMETTLIRTERPLIRTETTLIRTERPRIRTERPQIRTERPQIRRRRRKSGQRGR; translated from the coding sequence ATGGCGAACGCCGCGAATCAGGACGGAAATGTGCCGAATGAGGACGGAGACGCCGCAAATCAGGACAGAGAGGCCGCAAATCAGGACAGAGAGGCCGCAAATCAGGATGGATACGACGCAAATCAGGACAGAGAGGCCGCAAATCAGGACGGAGACGACGCTAATCAGGACGGAGACGCCGCAAATCAGGACAGAGAGGCCGCAAATCAGGACGGAGACGACGCTAATCAGGACGGAGACGACGCAAATCAGGACAGAGAGGCCGCAAATCAGGACGGAGACGACGCTAATCAGGACAGAGAGGCCGCAAATCAGGACAGAGACAACGCAAATCAGGACAGAGAGGCCGCAAATCAGGATGGATACGACGCAAATCAGGACAGAGAGGCCGCAAATCAGGACAGAGAGGCCGCAAATCAGGACGGAGACGACGCTAATCAGGACGGAGACAACGCTAATCAGGACAGAGAGGCCGCGAATCAGCACAGAGAGGCCGCAAATCAGGACAGAGAGGCCGCAAATCAGGACAGAGAGGCCGCAAATCAGGAGGAGACGCCACAGATCAGGACAGAGAGGCCGCTAATCAGGACAGAGAGGCCGCTAATCAGGACAGAGAGGCCGCAAATCAGGACGGAGACGACGCTAATCAGGACGGAGACAACGCTAACCAGGACAGAGAGGCCGCAAATCAGGATGGAGACGACGCTAATCAGGACGGAGAGGCCGCTAATCAGGACGGAGACAACGCTAATCAGGACAGAGAGGCCGCGAATCAGGACAGAGAGGCCGCAAATCAGGACAGAGAGGCCGCAAATCAGGAGGAGACGCCGCAAATCAGGACAGAGAGGCCGCTAA